The following are encoded together in the Flavobacteriales bacterium genome:
- a CDS encoding sugar transferase: protein MRVKEEFVEVVPSELDVEIKKIFEPKKAENFLKAFPRLALRNLKDLSIYEKEQRLKRTILEEGGETILNFISEQTALQDSGTILLTSSCKNASRVLASAHRDVKTVIDLGVINYKNDLNQYFEHVNAALPDAGMFIGCIESIKERSTRMKGKYKFMYPFYHLYDFVVNRVLARVSYTKPLYQFLTGGKYFVISKAEVLGRLSHAGFEVIDHKEANNLFYFSVMKTGLPSEEKNIPTGMLIKMKRISKDGKIVGIYKVRTMHPYSQYIQDYVVKMNGYNKVGKPNSDFRITKWGKVLRKLHVDEMPQLLNLFKGELNLVGVRPLTQFGFQSLPEDLQKDRIKFKPGCIPPNVALGLTGFDGVIKAERIYLRSRNKYGIFVNFQYFWMAVYNMLLKRKLSA, encoded by the coding sequence ATGAGAGTTAAAGAAGAGTTTGTAGAGGTGGTGCCGTCCGAACTGGATGTTGAAATCAAGAAAATTTTTGAGCCAAAGAAAGCGGAAAACTTTCTTAAGGCCTTTCCAAGACTGGCCCTTCGCAATCTGAAGGACCTGTCTATCTATGAGAAAGAACAGCGATTAAAAAGAACAATTCTCGAAGAAGGTGGGGAAACCATCTTAAATTTTATATCCGAACAAACTGCTCTTCAGGATTCAGGAACAATATTACTTACATCGTCCTGCAAAAATGCTTCACGCGTATTGGCTTCTGCACATCGCGACGTGAAGACTGTCATTGATCTGGGGGTTATCAACTACAAAAACGACCTCAACCAGTATTTTGAGCATGTGAACGCCGCCTTGCCGGATGCCGGTATGTTTATCGGTTGCATTGAATCCATTAAGGAACGCTCAACCCGTATGAAGGGCAAATACAAGTTCATGTATCCCTTCTACCATTTATATGACTTTGTTGTTAACCGTGTTTTGGCAAGAGTATCATATACCAAGCCTCTGTATCAATTCCTTACAGGTGGCAAGTACTTTGTTATCTCAAAAGCTGAGGTTCTTGGCAGACTTAGCCATGCCGGTTTCGAGGTGATTGATCATAAAGAAGCCAATAATCTTTTCTACTTCTCTGTCATGAAGACCGGCTTACCCAGTGAGGAAAAGAACATTCCGACCGGTATGCTCATCAAGATGAAGAGAATTAGCAAGGACGGCAAGATCGTTGGTATCTACAAAGTGAGAACCATGCACCCATACTCTCAGTACATTCAGGATTATGTGGTGAAAATGAATGGTTATAACAAAGTGGGCAAACCCAACTCTGATTTCAGAATTACCAAATGGGGCAAAGTGCTGCGTAAGCTTCACGTAGATGAAATGCCTCAATTACTCAACCTTTTCAAAGGCGAACTCAATCTTGTTGGTGTGAGGCCTTTAACGCAATTCGGTTTTCAATCTCTCCCCGAGGATCTGCAGAAAGACCGGATTAAATTCAAACCTGGTTGCATACCCCCAAACGTCGCCCTGGGCCTTACTGGTTTTGATGGCGTAATCAAAGCGGAAAGAATTTATCTTAGAAGCCGGAATAAATATGGTATTTTTGTAAACTTCCAATATTTTTGGATGGCTGTTTACAATATGCTGCTTAAAAGAAAGTTAAGTGCCTGA
- a CDS encoding polysaccharide export protein, which yields MKNACLVISLLVLMASCVPQKRMIYIQPTKNTTYNWTGNKQRLKISTFDMLYIKVTTTDNPEYNFFSEENKLSASITDASLAVTAYTVDESGFVKLPVIGKVQVLDMTVEEAAVAIQEALKVVLTTPIVTVRYVNNSITILGEVNRAGTYTYTTENMNIFKALGMAGDISEYGDRRHVVLVREQGKQIIKRRIDLTKDDLFKSEYYYLRPNDVIYVSPLKVRRFGMTEIPYSLIVSVGNSVLVAMVFYLQYVKGQ from the coding sequence ATGAAGAACGCTTGCCTGGTTATTTCCCTGCTTGTACTGATGGCATCCTGTGTGCCGCAGAAAAGGATGATCTACATCCAGCCCACCAAGAACACGACGTATAATTGGACGGGAAACAAGCAACGGTTGAAGATTTCGACATTTGATATGCTATATATCAAGGTCACTACCACCGATAATCCTGAGTATAACTTCTTTAGTGAGGAGAACAAGCTTAGCGCCTCCATAACCGATGCAAGTCTCGCCGTTACTGCATACACCGTAGATGAATCGGGATTTGTAAAGCTACCAGTCATCGGAAAGGTTCAGGTTCTTGATATGACCGTGGAGGAAGCGGCCGTAGCTATTCAGGAAGCCCTGAAGGTGGTGTTGACCACACCAATTGTGACGGTGCGTTATGTAAACAATAGCATCACCATTCTTGGTGAGGTGAATCGGGCTGGCACCTACACTTACACCACAGAGAATATGAATATTTTCAAAGCTTTGGGCATGGCCGGAGATATTTCCGAGTACGGTGATCGCAGACATGTCGTACTGGTGCGTGAGCAAGGCAAACAGATTATCAAACGCAGGATTGACCTGACCAAGGATGATCTGTTCAAATCAGAATATTACTACCTCCGGCCAAATGATGTGATATACGTATCTCCTCTCAAGGTTCGTCGTTTTGGAATGACCGAGATACCCTATTCCCTGATCGTGTCAGTAGGAAACTCGGTACTTGTAGCCATGGTATTTTATCTTCAATACGTGAAAGGACAGTGA